From Salvia splendens isolate huo1 chromosome 3, SspV2, whole genome shotgun sequence, a single genomic window includes:
- the LOC121794812 gene encoding sucrose transport protein SUC3-like isoform X1, giving the protein MDAASIRVPYRNLKQEVELVGADEWEHRQINKSSSPPGASDAGDSPQDTDHHIPPPNTCSLLTLILSCTVAAGVQFGWALQLSLLTPYVQTLGIGHEFSSFIWLCGPITGLVVQPCVGIWSDKCTSKYGRRRPFILVGSLMISVAVVIIGYSADIGYILGDTKEHCSTFKGTRTRAAFIFVIGFWMLDLANNTVQGPARALLADLSGPNQRNSANAIFCTWMAVGNILGFSAGSSGNWHRWFPFLTSRACCEPCGNLKAAFLVAVLNFLQVFLSLCTLVTLFFAKEVPLTHAQHRLSDSAPLLDDHQINGSDLSKSKIDSASSHHTLENKSERHYTAGDAGEQKDQNSSEDTFSDSPGAVLVNLLTSLRHLPPAMHSVLVVMALTWLSWFPFFLFDTDWMGREVFHGDPKGEPNEVQAYNQGVREGAFGLLLNSVVLGICSFFIDPVCQWLGARLVWAGSNIIVFVCMAGTALISLVSLRQYSDGVQHVIGANETTKIASLVVFAILGIPLAITYSVPFSVTAELTADSGGGQGLAIGVLNLAIVIPQMIISLGAGPWDALFGGGNIPAFVLASVSALAAGVIAVRKLPNLSSNFKSTGFHFG; this is encoded by the exons atGGATGCGGCTTCGATCAGAGTTCCGTACAGAAATTTGAAGCAGGAAGTCGAACTAGTAGGTGCCGACGAGTGGGAGCATCGGCAGATCAATAAGTCATCTTCTCCGCCGGGAGCATCCGATGCCGGAGATTCGCCGCAGGATACTGATCACCATATTCCGCCGCCGAATACTTGCAGCTTATTGACGTTGATCCTCAGTTGTACGGTCGCCGCAGGTGTACAGTTTGGTTGGGCACTTCAGCTTTCTCTCCTCACTCCTTATGTTCAG ACGCTTGGTATAGGGCATGAATTTTCTTCCTTTATATGGCTCTGTGGTCCCATAACAGGCCTCGTG GTTCAACCATGTGTTGGAATATGGAGCGACAAATGCACTTCCAAGTATGGTAGACGGAGACCGTTTATTTTAGTTGGGTCACTGATGATCTCTGTTGCT GTCGTAATAATCGGGTATTCCGCAGACATTGGTTACATATTGGGGGATACAAAGGAGCATTGCAG TACGTTTAAAGGTACTCGTACCAGGGCAGCTTTCATCTTTGTAATTGGATTTTGGATGCTAGACCTTGCAAACAACACTGTGCAG GGTCCTGCTCGAGCTCTCCTAGCTGATTTATCAG GTCCAAATCAGAGAAATTCAGCAAATGCCATATTTTGCACCTGGATGGCTGTTGGAAACATTCTAGGGTTCTCTGCTGGTTCTAGCGGAAACTGGCACAG ATGGTTTCCATTCTTGACAAGCAGAGCTTGTTGTGAACCTTGTGGGAATCTCAAAGCAGCATTTTTGGTTGCAGTG TTGAACTTTCTGCAGGTCTTCCTTTCTCTTTGTACGCTTGTGACCCTCTTCTTTGCAAAAGAAGTACCACTGACACATGCACAACACCGTTTATCAGATTCTGCTCCTCTCTTGGATGATCATCAAATAAATGGATCTGAcctttcaaaatcaaaaatcgaTTCAGCATCCAGTCACCATACATTAGAAAATAAGTCTGAGAGGCATTACACAGCGGGCGATGCCGGAGAACAGAAGGATCAAAATAGCAGCGAGGATACTTTTAGTGACAGTCCTGGGGCAGTTTTGGTGAATCTACTCACCAGCTTACGCCATTTGCCTCCAGCAATGCACTCAGTGCTGGTTGTCATGGCTTTGACTTGG TTGTCTTGGTTTCCCTTTTTTCTCTTTGACACTGATTGGATGGGGAGAGAAGTTTTCCACGGTGATCCAAAAGGAGAGCCTAATGAAGTTCAAGCTTATAATCAAGGTGTCAGAGAAGGTGCATTTGGTTTGCTATTGAATTCT GTTGTTCTGGGTATTTGCTCTTTCTTTATCGATCCAGTGTGTCAGTGGCTTGGAGCTAGACTAGTCTGGGCTGGTAGCAACATTATTGTGTTTGTGTGCATGGCTGGTACTGCACTTATTAGCTTGGTATCTCTGAGACAATATTCTGATGGGGTTCAGCATGTTATTGGTGCCAATGAAACTACTAAGATTGCATCTTTGGTGGTTTTTGCAATTCTTGGTATTCCTCTTGCT ATCACTTATAGTGTACCCTTTTCTGTCACTGCCGAATTGACTGCTGATTCAGGAGGTGGACAAG GACTTGCGATTGGAGTTCTaaatcttgcaattgtgatacctCAG aTGATCATATCCCTTGGTGCCGGTCCATGGGATGCTTTATTTGGTGGTGGTAACATACCAGCATTCGTCTTAGCATCAGTCAGCGCCCTGGCAGCTGGGGTTATCGCAGTTCGCAAGCTTCCAAATCTTTCTAGTAACTTTAAATCTACTGGTTTCCATTTTGGTTGA
- the LOC121793864 gene encoding transcription factor PRE6-like, with protein sequence MSSRRSRSRQSGASRISDEQIVDLVSRLQQLIPEIRNRRSDKVSASKVLQETCNYIRSLHREVDDLSDRLSELLESTDSDSAQAAIIRSLLM encoded by the exons ATGTCGAGCAGGAGATCGCGTTCCAGACAGTCGGGAGCCTCCCGAATCAGCGACGAACAGATCGTCGATCTCGTCTCCCGACTCCAGCAGCTCATCCCCGAGATCCGCAACAGACGCTCCGACAAG GTTTCTGCTTCGAAGGTGTTGCAGGAGACTTGCAACTACATAAGGAGCTTGCACAGAGAGGTGGATGATCTCAGCGATCGACTATCTGAGCTGCTCGAGTCCACGGACAGCGATAGCGCTCAAGCAGCCATAATTAGGAGCTTGTTAATGTga
- the LOC121794814 gene encoding binding partner of ACD11 1-like: MSPTDYTAEVTSLSSKATEKDVFDFFSFCGAIDHVEIVRAGEHASTAYVTFKNPHALETAVLLSGATIVDQPVCITRWGHYEDDYDMWNRSTWKIEEESSSSDSRAPRAVPSAGEAVSLAQNVVKTMAAKGYVLGKDAFSKAKALDESHQVSATAVAKVAELSERMGLTDKIFAGVEAAKSVDQTYHITDTTRTAISATGRTAASAANAVINSSYFARGALWVSGALSRASQAAANMGAHGVNK, from the exons ATGAGCCCAACTGATTATACTGCAGAAGTTACAAGTTTGTCATCTAAAGCGACTGAGAAGGatgtctttgattttttttctttctgtgGTGCAATTGACCATGTTGAAATTGTCAG agctGGTGAGCATGCATCCACGGCCTATGTGACATTCAAGAACCCCCATGCTTTGGAAACTGCTGTCCTGCTCAGT GGAGCTACTATTGTGGATCAACCTGTTTGCATAACCCGATGGGGACATTACGAAGATGACTATGATATGTGGAACCGTTCTACATGGAAAATTGAAGAAGAAAGCAGTTCAAGT GACTCTCGAGCCCCTCGAGCTGTTCCCTCTGCTGGGGAAGCCGTATCTCTTGCTCAAAACGTGGTGAAAACAATGGCAGCTAAAGGATACGTGCTGGGAAAAGATGCGTTTAGCAAGGCAAAAGCCTTGGACGAATCCCATCAGGTATCAGCAACAGCAGTAGCCAAGGTTGCTGAGCTGAGTGAAAGAATGGGGCTAACTGATAAGATATTTGCTGGGGTTGAAGCAGCGAAATCCGTGGACCAAACATACCATATCACAGATACTACAAGAACGGCCATATCTGCAACCGGAAGGACTGCAGCTTCTGCTGCAAATGCTGTCATTAACAGTAGTTACTTTGCCCGAGGAGCTCTATGGGTATCGGGCGCTCTGAGCAGAGCTTCTCAGGCCGCAGCCAACATGGGTGCTCATGGTGTCAACAAATAG
- the LOC121794812 gene encoding sucrose transport protein SUC3-like isoform X3 — protein sequence MDAASIRVPYRNLKQEVELVGADEWEHRQINKSSSPPGASDAGDSPQDTDHHIPPPNTCSLLTLILSCTVAAGVQFGWALQLSLLTPYVQVQPCVGIWSDKCTSKYGRRRPFILVGSLMISVAVVIIGYSADIGYILGDTKEHCSTFKGTRTRAAFIFVIGFWMLDLANNTVQGPARALLADLSGPNQRNSANAIFCTWMAVGNILGFSAGSSGNWHRWFPFLTSRACCEPCGNLKAAFLVAVLNFLQVFLSLCTLVTLFFAKEVPLTHAQHRLSDSAPLLDDHQINGSDLSKSKIDSASSHHTLENKSERHYTAGDAGEQKDQNSSEDTFSDSPGAVLVNLLTSLRHLPPAMHSVLVVMALTWLSWFPFFLFDTDWMGREVFHGDPKGEPNEVQAYNQGVREGAFGLLLNSVVLGICSFFIDPVCQWLGARLVWAGSNIIVFVCMAGTALISLVSLRQYSDGVQHVIGANETTKIASLVVFAILGIPLAITYSVPFSVTAELTADSGGGQGLAIGVLNLAIVIPQMIISLGAGPWDALFGGGNIPAFVLASVSALAAGVIAVRKLPNLSSNFKSTGFHFG from the exons atGGATGCGGCTTCGATCAGAGTTCCGTACAGAAATTTGAAGCAGGAAGTCGAACTAGTAGGTGCCGACGAGTGGGAGCATCGGCAGATCAATAAGTCATCTTCTCCGCCGGGAGCATCCGATGCCGGAGATTCGCCGCAGGATACTGATCACCATATTCCGCCGCCGAATACTTGCAGCTTATTGACGTTGATCCTCAGTTGTACGGTCGCCGCAGGTGTACAGTTTGGTTGGGCACTTCAGCTTTCTCTCCTCACTCCTTATGTTCAG GTTCAACCATGTGTTGGAATATGGAGCGACAAATGCACTTCCAAGTATGGTAGACGGAGACCGTTTATTTTAGTTGGGTCACTGATGATCTCTGTTGCT GTCGTAATAATCGGGTATTCCGCAGACATTGGTTACATATTGGGGGATACAAAGGAGCATTGCAG TACGTTTAAAGGTACTCGTACCAGGGCAGCTTTCATCTTTGTAATTGGATTTTGGATGCTAGACCTTGCAAACAACACTGTGCAG GGTCCTGCTCGAGCTCTCCTAGCTGATTTATCAG GTCCAAATCAGAGAAATTCAGCAAATGCCATATTTTGCACCTGGATGGCTGTTGGAAACATTCTAGGGTTCTCTGCTGGTTCTAGCGGAAACTGGCACAG ATGGTTTCCATTCTTGACAAGCAGAGCTTGTTGTGAACCTTGTGGGAATCTCAAAGCAGCATTTTTGGTTGCAGTG TTGAACTTTCTGCAGGTCTTCCTTTCTCTTTGTACGCTTGTGACCCTCTTCTTTGCAAAAGAAGTACCACTGACACATGCACAACACCGTTTATCAGATTCTGCTCCTCTCTTGGATGATCATCAAATAAATGGATCTGAcctttcaaaatcaaaaatcgaTTCAGCATCCAGTCACCATACATTAGAAAATAAGTCTGAGAGGCATTACACAGCGGGCGATGCCGGAGAACAGAAGGATCAAAATAGCAGCGAGGATACTTTTAGTGACAGTCCTGGGGCAGTTTTGGTGAATCTACTCACCAGCTTACGCCATTTGCCTCCAGCAATGCACTCAGTGCTGGTTGTCATGGCTTTGACTTGG TTGTCTTGGTTTCCCTTTTTTCTCTTTGACACTGATTGGATGGGGAGAGAAGTTTTCCACGGTGATCCAAAAGGAGAGCCTAATGAAGTTCAAGCTTATAATCAAGGTGTCAGAGAAGGTGCATTTGGTTTGCTATTGAATTCT GTTGTTCTGGGTATTTGCTCTTTCTTTATCGATCCAGTGTGTCAGTGGCTTGGAGCTAGACTAGTCTGGGCTGGTAGCAACATTATTGTGTTTGTGTGCATGGCTGGTACTGCACTTATTAGCTTGGTATCTCTGAGACAATATTCTGATGGGGTTCAGCATGTTATTGGTGCCAATGAAACTACTAAGATTGCATCTTTGGTGGTTTTTGCAATTCTTGGTATTCCTCTTGCT ATCACTTATAGTGTACCCTTTTCTGTCACTGCCGAATTGACTGCTGATTCAGGAGGTGGACAAG GACTTGCGATTGGAGTTCTaaatcttgcaattgtgatacctCAG aTGATCATATCCCTTGGTGCCGGTCCATGGGATGCTTTATTTGGTGGTGGTAACATACCAGCATTCGTCTTAGCATCAGTCAGCGCCCTGGCAGCTGGGGTTATCGCAGTTCGCAAGCTTCCAAATCTTTCTAGTAACTTTAAATCTACTGGTTTCCATTTTGGTTGA
- the LOC121794812 gene encoding sucrose transport protein SUC3-like isoform X2 has product MDAASIRVPYRNLKQEVELVGADEWEHRQINKSSSPPGASDAGDSPQDTDHHIPPPNTCSLLTLILSCTVAAGVQFGWALQLSLLTPYVQTLGIGHEFSSFIWLCGPITGLVVQPCVGIWSDKCTSKYGRRRPFILVGSLMISVAVVIIGYSADIGYILGDTKEHCSTFKGTRTRAAFIFVIGFWMLDLANNTVQGPARALLADLSGPNQRNSANAIFCTWMAVGNILGFSAGSSGNWHRWFPFLTSRACCEPCGNLKAAFLVAVVFLSLCTLVTLFFAKEVPLTHAQHRLSDSAPLLDDHQINGSDLSKSKIDSASSHHTLENKSERHYTAGDAGEQKDQNSSEDTFSDSPGAVLVNLLTSLRHLPPAMHSVLVVMALTWLSWFPFFLFDTDWMGREVFHGDPKGEPNEVQAYNQGVREGAFGLLLNSVVLGICSFFIDPVCQWLGARLVWAGSNIIVFVCMAGTALISLVSLRQYSDGVQHVIGANETTKIASLVVFAILGIPLAITYSVPFSVTAELTADSGGGQGLAIGVLNLAIVIPQMIISLGAGPWDALFGGGNIPAFVLASVSALAAGVIAVRKLPNLSSNFKSTGFHFG; this is encoded by the exons atGGATGCGGCTTCGATCAGAGTTCCGTACAGAAATTTGAAGCAGGAAGTCGAACTAGTAGGTGCCGACGAGTGGGAGCATCGGCAGATCAATAAGTCATCTTCTCCGCCGGGAGCATCCGATGCCGGAGATTCGCCGCAGGATACTGATCACCATATTCCGCCGCCGAATACTTGCAGCTTATTGACGTTGATCCTCAGTTGTACGGTCGCCGCAGGTGTACAGTTTGGTTGGGCACTTCAGCTTTCTCTCCTCACTCCTTATGTTCAG ACGCTTGGTATAGGGCATGAATTTTCTTCCTTTATATGGCTCTGTGGTCCCATAACAGGCCTCGTG GTTCAACCATGTGTTGGAATATGGAGCGACAAATGCACTTCCAAGTATGGTAGACGGAGACCGTTTATTTTAGTTGGGTCACTGATGATCTCTGTTGCT GTCGTAATAATCGGGTATTCCGCAGACATTGGTTACATATTGGGGGATACAAAGGAGCATTGCAG TACGTTTAAAGGTACTCGTACCAGGGCAGCTTTCATCTTTGTAATTGGATTTTGGATGCTAGACCTTGCAAACAACACTGTGCAG GGTCCTGCTCGAGCTCTCCTAGCTGATTTATCAG GTCCAAATCAGAGAAATTCAGCAAATGCCATATTTTGCACCTGGATGGCTGTTGGAAACATTCTAGGGTTCTCTGCTGGTTCTAGCGGAAACTGGCACAG ATGGTTTCCATTCTTGACAAGCAGAGCTTGTTGTGAACCTTGTGGGAATCTCAAAGCAGCATTTTTGGTTGCAGTG GTCTTCCTTTCTCTTTGTACGCTTGTGACCCTCTTCTTTGCAAAAGAAGTACCACTGACACATGCACAACACCGTTTATCAGATTCTGCTCCTCTCTTGGATGATCATCAAATAAATGGATCTGAcctttcaaaatcaaaaatcgaTTCAGCATCCAGTCACCATACATTAGAAAATAAGTCTGAGAGGCATTACACAGCGGGCGATGCCGGAGAACAGAAGGATCAAAATAGCAGCGAGGATACTTTTAGTGACAGTCCTGGGGCAGTTTTGGTGAATCTACTCACCAGCTTACGCCATTTGCCTCCAGCAATGCACTCAGTGCTGGTTGTCATGGCTTTGACTTGG TTGTCTTGGTTTCCCTTTTTTCTCTTTGACACTGATTGGATGGGGAGAGAAGTTTTCCACGGTGATCCAAAAGGAGAGCCTAATGAAGTTCAAGCTTATAATCAAGGTGTCAGAGAAGGTGCATTTGGTTTGCTATTGAATTCT GTTGTTCTGGGTATTTGCTCTTTCTTTATCGATCCAGTGTGTCAGTGGCTTGGAGCTAGACTAGTCTGGGCTGGTAGCAACATTATTGTGTTTGTGTGCATGGCTGGTACTGCACTTATTAGCTTGGTATCTCTGAGACAATATTCTGATGGGGTTCAGCATGTTATTGGTGCCAATGAAACTACTAAGATTGCATCTTTGGTGGTTTTTGCAATTCTTGGTATTCCTCTTGCT ATCACTTATAGTGTACCCTTTTCTGTCACTGCCGAATTGACTGCTGATTCAGGAGGTGGACAAG GACTTGCGATTGGAGTTCTaaatcttgcaattgtgatacctCAG aTGATCATATCCCTTGGTGCCGGTCCATGGGATGCTTTATTTGGTGGTGGTAACATACCAGCATTCGTCTTAGCATCAGTCAGCGCCCTGGCAGCTGGGGTTATCGCAGTTCGCAAGCTTCCAAATCTTTCTAGTAACTTTAAATCTACTGGTTTCCATTTTGGTTGA